In Cicer arietinum cultivar CDC Frontier isolate Library 1 chromosome 7, Cicar.CDCFrontier_v2.0, whole genome shotgun sequence, a single window of DNA contains:
- the LOC101506915 gene encoding annexin-like protein RJ4 isoform X1, translating to MATLVTKKSSPIEDSEALQKAFKDAEALHKAFQGWGTDEKSVIEILGHRNVYQRQQIRKSYQEIYQEDILKRLESELSGDFERAVYRWMLEPADRDAVLVNVAIKDGNKGYNVIVEIVCVLSPEEVLAMRRAYQNRYKHSLEEDVAAHTTGHLRQLLVGLVGSFRYGGDEINPRLAKTEADILHESIKEKKGNYEEAIRIITTRSKTQLLATLNRYRDDHGTSITKKLLDNASDDFHKALHTAIRCINDHKKYYEKVMRSALKRVGTDEDGLTRVVVTRAEKDLKDIKELYYKRNSVHLEDEVAKEISGDYKKFLLTLLGK from the exons ATGGCTACCCTTGTTACCAAAAAATCATCTCCGATTGAAGATTCTGAGGCTCTACAGAAAGCTTTTAAAG ATGCAGAAGCTCTTCATAAAGCTTTCCAAG gATGGGGAACTGATGAGAAGAGTGTTATTGAAATATTGGGTCATAGAAATGTATATCAAAGGCAACAAATCAGAAAATCTTATCAAGAAATATATCAAGAGGATATCCTCAAACGCCTCGAATCTGAGCTCTCTGGTGACTTTGAg agaGCTGTGTACCGTTGGATGCTGGAACCTGCTGATCGTGATGCTGTTTTGGTGAATGTAGCAATTAAGGATGGAAACAAAGGTTACAATGTTATTGTTGAAATTGTTTGTGTCCTTTCTCCTGAAGAAGTGTTGGCAATGAGACGTGCATATCAAAATCGTTACAAGCATTCTTTAGAAGAAGATGTTGCTGCTCATACTACTGGACATCTTCGTCAG CTATTGGTTGGATTGGTGGGGTCATTTAGATATGGTGGTGATGAGATTAATCCAAGGTTGGCAAAAACAGAAGCTGATATTCTTCATGAATCTATCAAAGAGAAAAAAGGCAACTACGAAGAAGCTATTAGAATTATTACTACAAGGAGCAAGACTCAGCTTTTGGCAACTCTCAACCGTTATAGAGATGACCATGGAACTTCTATAACTAAG aaACTGTTGGATAATGCATCTGATGACTTTCACAAGGCATTGCACACTGCAATTCGATGTATCAATGATCATAAGAAGTACTATGAAAAG GTTATGCGCAGTGCGTTAAAAAGGGTTGGAACTGATGAAGATGGTCTAACTCGTGTGGTGGTCACAAGAGCTGAGAAAGATTTGAAGGACATCAAAGAGCTCTATTATAAGAGAAACAGTGTTCACCTTGAAGATGAAGTGGCTAAGGAAATTTCGGGGGACTACAAGAAGTTCCTTCTCACATTGTTGGGGAAGTAA
- the LOC101506915 gene encoding annexin-like protein RJ4 isoform X2 produces the protein MATLVTKKSSPIEDSEALQKAFKGWGTDEKSVIEILGHRNVYQRQQIRKSYQEIYQEDILKRLESELSGDFERAVYRWMLEPADRDAVLVNVAIKDGNKGYNVIVEIVCVLSPEEVLAMRRAYQNRYKHSLEEDVAAHTTGHLRQLLVGLVGSFRYGGDEINPRLAKTEADILHESIKEKKGNYEEAIRIITTRSKTQLLATLNRYRDDHGTSITKKLLDNASDDFHKALHTAIRCINDHKKYYEKVMRSALKRVGTDEDGLTRVVVTRAEKDLKDIKELYYKRNSVHLEDEVAKEISGDYKKFLLTLLGK, from the exons ATGGCTACCCTTGTTACCAAAAAATCATCTCCGATTGAAGATTCTGAGGCTCTACAGAAAGCTTTTAAAG gATGGGGAACTGATGAGAAGAGTGTTATTGAAATATTGGGTCATAGAAATGTATATCAAAGGCAACAAATCAGAAAATCTTATCAAGAAATATATCAAGAGGATATCCTCAAACGCCTCGAATCTGAGCTCTCTGGTGACTTTGAg agaGCTGTGTACCGTTGGATGCTGGAACCTGCTGATCGTGATGCTGTTTTGGTGAATGTAGCAATTAAGGATGGAAACAAAGGTTACAATGTTATTGTTGAAATTGTTTGTGTCCTTTCTCCTGAAGAAGTGTTGGCAATGAGACGTGCATATCAAAATCGTTACAAGCATTCTTTAGAAGAAGATGTTGCTGCTCATACTACTGGACATCTTCGTCAG CTATTGGTTGGATTGGTGGGGTCATTTAGATATGGTGGTGATGAGATTAATCCAAGGTTGGCAAAAACAGAAGCTGATATTCTTCATGAATCTATCAAAGAGAAAAAAGGCAACTACGAAGAAGCTATTAGAATTATTACTACAAGGAGCAAGACTCAGCTTTTGGCAACTCTCAACCGTTATAGAGATGACCATGGAACTTCTATAACTAAG aaACTGTTGGATAATGCATCTGATGACTTTCACAAGGCATTGCACACTGCAATTCGATGTATCAATGATCATAAGAAGTACTATGAAAAG GTTATGCGCAGTGCGTTAAAAAGGGTTGGAACTGATGAAGATGGTCTAACTCGTGTGGTGGTCACAAGAGCTGAGAAAGATTTGAAGGACATCAAAGAGCTCTATTATAAGAGAAACAGTGTTCACCTTGAAGATGAAGTGGCTAAGGAAATTTCGGGGGACTACAAGAAGTTCCTTCTCACATTGTTGGGGAAGTAA